Proteins encoded in a region of the Streptomyces sp. NBC_01471 genome:
- a CDS encoding mycoredoxin: protein MPGTVTMYSTTWCGYCRRLKGQMDREGIAYTEVNIEHDADSAAFVEKANGGNQTVPTVLFPDGSTLTNPSLAQVKQKIA, encoded by the coding sequence ATGCCGGGCACTGTGACGATGTACAGCACCACGTGGTGCGGCTACTGCCGTCGGCTGAAGGGCCAGATGGACCGCGAGGGCATCGCGTACACCGAGGTGAACATCGAGCACGACGCCGACTCCGCGGCCTTCGTGGAGAAGGCGAACGGTGGCAACCAGACCGTTCCCACCGTCCTCTTCCCGGACGGTTCGACACTGACCAACCCCTCGCTGGCCCAGGTCAAGCAGAAGATCGCCTGA
- a CDS encoding ATP-dependent DNA helicase UvrD2: protein MTAATHASLFPQVPDSADAVLDGLDPEQREVATALHGPVCVLAGAGTGKTRAITHRIAYGVRAGILQPSTVLAVTFTNRAAGEMRGRLRQLGAGGVQARTFHSAALRQLQFFWPKAVGGEVPRLVERKVQLVAEAAARCGVRLDRNELRDVTGEIEWSKVTQTVPADYPAAVAKSAREAPRSPAEISQIYAMYEQLKRDRGVIDFEDVLLLTVGILQDRHDIADRIRSQYQHFVVDEYQDVSPLQQRLLELWVGDREDLCVVGDASQTIYSFTGATPDHLLTFRVRHPQATVVKLVRDYRSTPQVVHLANGLLAQARGRAADHRLELISQRSPGPEPVYKEYGDEPTEAEGTARRIRDLIAAGVPASEIAVLYRINAQSEIYEQALADAGVPYQLRGAERFFERPEVREAGVALRGAARAGGNDPLLDDAVDLPSQVRAVLGTKGWRAEAPAGSGAVRDRWESLAALVRLAEDFARAREGATLSDLVAELDERAAAQHAPTIQGVTLASLHSAKGLEWDAVFLVGLTEGMMPITYAKTDEQVEEERRLLYVGVTRARLHLTLSWALSRSPGGRASRRASRFLSGLRPGSAGGPAAGLRGAAGGAGGIERGAAARRKHRGPVRCRVCGKTLTDGGEMKLMRCEDCPSDMDEALYERLHEWRAVQAKETGQPAFCVFTDKTLMAIAEAVPSSETELTRIAGVPARKITRFGGDVLKICAGQELVDGDGED, encoded by the coding sequence GTGACAGCAGCAACGCACGCCTCTCTCTTCCCCCAGGTACCGGACTCCGCCGACGCGGTGCTCGACGGGCTCGACCCCGAGCAGCGCGAGGTCGCGACGGCCCTGCACGGGCCGGTGTGCGTCCTGGCCGGAGCCGGTACGGGCAAGACCCGCGCGATCACGCACCGCATCGCCTACGGGGTGCGTGCCGGGATCCTGCAGCCTTCCACGGTGCTCGCCGTCACCTTCACCAACCGCGCGGCCGGCGAGATGCGAGGACGGCTGCGCCAGCTCGGCGCGGGCGGTGTCCAGGCACGGACGTTCCACTCGGCGGCGCTGCGCCAGCTCCAGTTCTTCTGGCCCAAGGCGGTCGGCGGCGAGGTGCCCCGGCTGGTCGAGCGCAAGGTACAGCTGGTCGCCGAGGCGGCGGCGCGCTGCGGCGTCCGGCTCGACCGCAACGAGCTGCGGGACGTCACGGGCGAGATCGAGTGGTCCAAGGTCACCCAGACCGTGCCCGCCGACTATCCGGCCGCCGTCGCGAAGTCGGCCCGCGAGGCGCCCCGGAGCCCGGCCGAGATCTCCCAGATCTACGCGATGTACGAGCAGCTCAAGCGCGACCGCGGAGTGATCGACTTCGAGGACGTGCTGCTGCTGACCGTCGGCATCCTCCAGGACCGGCACGACATCGCCGACCGGATCCGCAGCCAGTACCAGCACTTCGTGGTCGACGAGTACCAGGACGTCAGCCCGCTGCAGCAGCGCCTTCTCGAACTGTGGGTGGGGGACCGGGAGGATCTCTGCGTCGTCGGTGACGCCAGCCAGACGATCTACTCCTTCACCGGCGCCACCCCCGACCACCTGCTGACCTTCCGGGTCCGCCATCCGCAGGCGACGGTGGTGAAGCTGGTCCGGGACTACCGCTCGACACCACAGGTCGTCCACCTGGCCAACGGGCTGCTGGCCCAGGCCCGCGGCCGCGCCGCCGACCACCGACTGGAGCTGATCTCGCAGCGCTCCCCGGGACCCGAGCCCGTCTACAAGGAGTACGGGGACGAACCCACCGAGGCCGAGGGCACCGCGCGCCGGATCCGGGACCTGATCGCCGCGGGCGTCCCCGCGTCCGAGATCGCCGTGCTGTACCGGATCAACGCCCAGTCCGAGATCTACGAACAGGCGCTGGCCGACGCGGGGGTGCCCTACCAGCTGCGCGGAGCCGAGCGGTTCTTCGAACGGCCCGAGGTGCGGGAGGCCGGCGTCGCGCTGCGCGGAGCCGCCCGGGCCGGCGGGAACGACCCGCTGCTCGACGACGCGGTGGATCTGCCGTCCCAGGTGCGGGCGGTGCTCGGCACCAAGGGGTGGCGGGCGGAAGCCCCCGCGGGGTCCGGGGCGGTCCGGGACCGCTGGGAGTCGCTGGCCGCGCTGGTGCGCCTGGCCGAGGACTTCGCCAGGGCCAGGGAGGGGGCGACCCTCTCGGACCTCGTCGCCGAGCTGGACGAGCGGGCGGCCGCGCAGCACGCCCCGACCATCCAGGGCGTCACCCTGGCGTCACTGCACTCGGCGAAGGGCCTGGAGTGGGACGCGGTGTTCCTGGTCGGGCTGACCGAGGGCATGATGCCGATCACCTACGCCAAGACCGATGAGCAGGTCGAGGAGGAACGCCGACTGCTCTATGTGGGCGTCACCAGGGCCCGGCTGCACCTCACGCTCTCCTGGGCGCTGTCCAGGTCGCCCGGCGGCAGGGCCTCCCGGCGGGCCAGCCGCTTCCTCAGCGGACTGCGGCCGGGTTCGGCGGGAGGCCCTGCCGCCGGGCTGCGCGGCGCCGCCGGTGGCGCGGGCGGGATCGAGCGGGGTGCGGCGGCCCGCCGCAAGCACCGCGGGCCCGTGCGGTGCCGGGTCTGCGGCAAGACCCTGACCGACGGCGGCGAGATGAAGCTGATGCGCTGCGAGGACTGCCCGTCGGACATGGACGAGGCGCTGTACGAGCGGCTGCACGAGTGGCGCGCGGTCCAGGCGAAGGAGACGGGACAGCCCGCGTTCTGCGTGTTCACCGACAAGACCCTGATGGCCATCGCGGAGGCGGTGCCGTCCAGCGAGACCGAGCTCACACGGATCGCCGGCGTCCCGGCCCGGAAGATCACACGGTTCGGAGGCGATGTGCTGAAGATCTGTGCAGGCCAGGAGCTTGTGGACGGTGACGGAGAAGACTGA
- a CDS encoding ABC transporter substrate-binding protein, translated as MRANRGTGLRLLLSGTLIVLAAALGGCSGGGKQTVVVLGPWTGNEAAAFTRTLDLLDNGTPYTYSYQGTSSLRETLVAQLEADAPPDVAILNSQGELLEYAREGALTPLTGSLATRAYPPWAPELVVSGARHTYWVPLKVDIKSLVWTRTSQPVRPHSWCLGMSAQATTGWPGTDWIEDILLHRSGPEAYEKWATGILPWTSPEVRDAWSTWASLMAGQNTRSALDIPYTGEGGKGLLNSGTCTEEHAGTFIRYLYGPDITFRPSADTIPGLGGHKDAYEVSADMAAVFRDSPAAMKLLSRLAGPEGRRIWLAQAAPQLKPHFPSASDPQPTDPLGRKAATLLTGGTSEAPTHQLCFDASDTMPPTLRDAFQHAVLKFLSTPDSATQNRLLAQLEQERRRLAGADLLPGVCGSPAP; from the coding sequence ATGCGGGCGAATCGCGGCACAGGCCTGCGCCTGCTGCTGTCCGGCACGCTGATCGTGCTCGCCGCCGCGCTCGGCGGCTGCTCCGGCGGCGGCAAGCAGACGGTCGTGGTCCTCGGACCGTGGACGGGGAACGAAGCGGCCGCGTTCACCAGGACGCTGGACCTGCTGGACAACGGCACCCCGTACACCTACAGCTACCAGGGCACCAGTTCGCTGCGCGAGACGCTGGTCGCGCAGTTGGAGGCGGACGCGCCGCCGGACGTGGCGATCCTCAACAGTCAGGGTGAGCTGCTCGAATACGCACGCGAGGGCGCGCTCACACCGCTGACCGGCTCCCTGGCGACCCGGGCGTACCCGCCCTGGGCCCCCGAGCTGGTCGTCAGCGGCGCCAGACACACCTACTGGGTCCCGCTCAAGGTCGACATCAAGAGTCTGGTGTGGACCAGGACGTCCCAGCCGGTCAGGCCGCACAGCTGGTGCCTCGGCATGAGCGCCCAGGCCACCACGGGCTGGCCGGGCACCGACTGGATCGAGGACATCCTGCTGCACAGGTCCGGTCCGGAGGCGTACGAGAAGTGGGCCACCGGGATCCTGCCGTGGACCAGCCCCGAGGTACGGGACGCGTGGAGCACCTGGGCCTCGCTGATGGCCGGGCAGAACACCAGGAGCGCGCTCGACATCCCGTACACGGGCGAGGGCGGCAAGGGGCTGCTCAACTCCGGTACCTGCACGGAGGAGCACGCGGGGACGTTCATCCGTTATCTGTACGGCCCGGACATCACGTTCAGGCCGTCGGCCGACACGATCCCCGGACTGGGCGGCCACAAGGACGCGTACGAGGTGTCGGCCGACATGGCCGCGGTGTTCCGCGACAGTCCGGCGGCGATGAAACTGCTGAGCAGACTGGCCGGACCCGAGGGGCGCAGGATCTGGCTGGCCCAGGCCGCACCGCAGCTGAAACCGCACTTCCCCAGTGCGTCGGACCCACAGCCCACCGACCCGCTCGGCCGCAAGGCGGCGACTCTCCTCACCGGCGGAACGAGCGAGGCGCCGACGCACCAGTTGTGCTTCGACGCCTCGGACACCATGCCGCCCACCCTGCGCGACGCCTTCCAGCACGCCGTGCTGAAGTTCCTCAGCACACCCGACAGCGCCACACAGAACAGGCTGCTGGCACAGCTGGAACAGGAACGCCGCAGACTGGCGGGCGCGGACCTGCTGCCCGGCGTGTGCGGGAGCCCCGCACCGTAG